Proteins encoded together in one Micromonospora kangleipakensis window:
- the panD gene encoding aspartate 1-decarboxylase has protein sequence MFRSMMKSKIHRATVTQADLHYVGSVTVSADLMEAANLLPGEKVDLVDIDNGARLSTYVIEGPRNSGVIGINGAAARLISPGDLVILIAYALVEESGARDFKPSVVFVDAENKVVSQGHDAVGVPDGHGLVSGAVLRGAGDRSGA, from the coding sequence GTGTTCAGGTCCATGATGAAGTCGAAGATCCACCGAGCCACGGTGACGCAGGCCGATCTGCACTATGTCGGCTCCGTCACCGTCAGCGCGGATCTCATGGAGGCAGCCAATCTGCTGCCCGGCGAGAAGGTCGACCTCGTCGACATCGACAACGGCGCGCGGCTGTCCACCTACGTCATCGAGGGTCCCCGGAACTCCGGGGTCATCGGTATCAACGGGGCCGCCGCTCGGCTGATCAGCCCCGGGGACCTCGTCATCCTCATCGCCTACGCGCTCGTTGAGGAGTCGGGCGCGCGCGATTTCAAGCCCAGCGTCGTGTTCGTGGACGCCGAGAACAAGGTGGTCAGCCAGGGGCATGACGCGGTGGGGGTGCCGGACGGCCACGGCCTGGTCTCCGGCGCGGTTCTGCGGGGCGCCGGCGATCGCTCGGGTGCCTAG
- a CDS encoding erythromycin esterase family protein has translation MGATVARYSDEVVALAAPLTDAGDLDVLVDRIGDARVVMLGEASHGTHEFYRWRAELTRRLIAEQGYSFVAVEGDWPDCDRVDRSVRCRADAPEDPYHALAAFERWPTWMWANEEVVDFCRWLRGHNTGVDPEGRVGFHGLDVYSLWESLREILVWLREREPGLVPAALAAYRCFEPYREDPQEYAMATRFVPTSCENEVVDLLVTLRATAADPERAGGDPGSRFAARQNAEVVAGAERYYRTMVAGGRQSWNVRDRHMDETLDRLLNHYGPGSKAVVWAHNTHVGDARATDMADAGEINIGQLARERYGADHVTLVGFGTHHGTVVAGGVWGAPTELMAVPPAMTGTLEDVLHRSAPERALFVFPQADRPDLLTDELDHRAIGVVYHPERERLGNYVPTVLGDRYDAFCWFDATQGVRPLHIGRAGAREPETFPSGV, from the coding sequence ATGGGAGCGACTGTGGCGCGGTATTCGGATGAGGTGGTGGCGCTGGCCGCGCCGCTGACGGACGCGGGGGATCTCGACGTACTCGTGGACCGTATCGGCGACGCCCGGGTGGTGATGCTGGGCGAGGCGAGCCACGGTACCCACGAGTTCTACCGCTGGCGGGCCGAGCTGACCCGGCGCCTGATCGCTGAGCAGGGCTACTCGTTCGTCGCCGTGGAGGGTGACTGGCCGGATTGTGACCGGGTCGATCGGAGCGTCCGCTGCCGCGCCGACGCGCCGGAGGACCCGTACCACGCGCTCGCCGCCTTCGAGCGTTGGCCGACCTGGATGTGGGCCAACGAGGAGGTCGTCGACTTCTGCCGCTGGTTGCGGGGGCACAACACCGGCGTCGATCCGGAGGGTCGAGTCGGCTTCCACGGGTTGGACGTCTACTCGCTGTGGGAGTCGCTGCGGGAGATCCTGGTCTGGTTGCGCGAGCGGGAACCAGGGTTGGTGCCGGCCGCGCTGGCCGCGTACCGCTGTTTCGAGCCGTACCGGGAGGACCCGCAGGAGTACGCGATGGCCACCCGGTTCGTGCCCACCAGCTGCGAGAACGAGGTCGTTGACCTGCTGGTCACGCTCCGCGCCACGGCCGCCGACCCCGAGCGGGCCGGCGGTGACCCGGGGTCCCGCTTCGCTGCCCGGCAGAACGCCGAGGTGGTGGCCGGCGCGGAACGCTACTACCGGACGATGGTCGCCGGTGGGCGGCAGTCCTGGAACGTTCGGGACCGGCACATGGACGAGACCCTGGACCGGCTCCTCAACCACTACGGCCCCGGATCGAAGGCTGTGGTGTGGGCGCACAACACCCATGTCGGTGATGCCCGGGCGACCGACATGGCCGACGCCGGGGAGATCAACATCGGTCAGTTGGCCCGCGAGCGGTACGGCGCCGACCACGTGACGCTCGTCGGCTTCGGCACCCACCACGGCACCGTCGTCGCGGGCGGTGTCTGGGGCGCGCCGACCGAGTTGATGGCAGTGCCGCCGGCCATGACCGGCACCCTGGAGGACGTCCTGCACCGGTCAGCCCCCGAGCGGGCGCTCTTCGTCTTCCCTCAAGCTGACCGGCCCGACCTGCTCACCGACGAGCTGGACCATCGGGCGATCGGGGTGGTCTACCACCCGGAGCGGGAACGGCTGGGCAACTACGTGCCGACCGTGCTGGGCGATCGGTACGACGCCTTCTGCTGGTTCGACGCCACCCAGGGAGTGCGCCCCCTGCACATCGGCCGGGCCGGCGCGCGGGAGCCGGAAACCTTCCCCTCCGGCGTCTGA
- a CDS encoding DUF6002 family protein translates to MLSTPPIVNARNLIVDYYDLIPAAVARCGAAPGGTAGTPGFAPGFDLPVLTDEIREFFAAATATWRSLGEYQGHPVQFMDLTGNPGTHTTKTFASMLIVARAVEHIRRTGESICIFTPTSANKGIALRDAVGRALAVGLVKPDQLSVVVLAPASTRHKLRSDRLAGDPALRRLNPLLRFTGGAAEGVKALGRAFVDEYAAEAYDKYGLNLWYSLDLRNYLVADAARAAFEADASPTSSAAPRWHAHAVSSAYGLLGYNLGRDVLEATGRAEPADRPGFLLVQHLGTPDMVLNLRHDSFSRSHLPRYQRDQAGGGWTQREDPHFPEVTDEPDEILDPTFYTHEPVTSPAMNDLVRRFGGDGIVVSRRECVRRYPMLRDWFADGTRPLPADPAQLREWSIVMALTGVLNAIDRGIVPAGHEIVLHGSGCYTGADYVTAEPDAEVSTVDGIAAAVLGCR, encoded by the coding sequence ATGCTGTCCACGCCGCCCATCGTCAACGCCCGCAACCTGATCGTCGACTACTACGACCTGATTCCGGCCGCCGTCGCCCGTTGCGGCGCCGCCCCGGGAGGCACGGCCGGAACGCCCGGCTTCGCGCCCGGCTTCGACCTGCCGGTACTGACCGACGAGATCCGGGAGTTCTTCGCCGCGGCCACGGCGACCTGGCGTTCGTTGGGGGAGTACCAGGGGCACCCGGTCCAGTTCATGGACCTGACCGGCAACCCCGGCACGCACACCACGAAGACGTTCGCCTCGATGCTCATCGTGGCCCGAGCGGTGGAGCACATCCGGCGTACCGGTGAGTCGATCTGCATCTTCACCCCCACCTCGGCCAACAAGGGAATCGCCCTGCGTGACGCGGTGGGGCGGGCGTTGGCGGTCGGTCTGGTCAAGCCCGACCAGCTGTCGGTGGTCGTCCTCGCTCCCGCGTCCACCCGGCACAAGCTCCGGTCCGACCGGTTGGCCGGCGACCCCGCCCTGCGCCGACTGAACCCGCTGTTGCGGTTCACCGGCGGCGCCGCCGAAGGCGTCAAGGCGCTCGGCCGGGCGTTCGTCGACGAGTACGCCGCCGAGGCGTACGACAAGTACGGCCTGAACCTCTGGTACTCCCTTGACCTGCGCAACTACCTGGTGGCCGACGCCGCCCGCGCGGCGTTCGAGGCCGACGCGTCGCCGACCTCGTCGGCCGCACCGCGCTGGCACGCGCACGCCGTCTCCAGCGCGTACGGGCTGCTCGGCTACAACCTCGGCCGGGACGTGCTCGAGGCGACCGGTCGGGCCGAGCCGGCGGATCGGCCCGGCTTCCTGCTCGTGCAACATCTCGGCACTCCGGACATGGTGCTCAACCTGCGGCATGACAGCTTCTCCCGGTCGCACCTGCCCCGCTACCAACGGGACCAGGCGGGCGGCGGGTGGACGCAGCGCGAGGATCCGCACTTCCCCGAGGTCACCGACGAGCCGGACGAGATCCTCGACCCGACCTTCTACACGCATGAGCCGGTCACGTCACCGGCGATGAACGACCTGGTCCGACGGTTCGGTGGCGACGGCATCGTGGTGTCCCGCCGCGAATGCGTGCGGCGCTACCCGATGCTGCGGGACTGGTTCGCAGACGGCACCCGCCCGCTCCCGGCGGACCCCGCGCAGCTGCGCGAGTGGTCGATCGTGATGGCCCTGACCGGCGTGCTCAACGCGATCGACCGCGGGATCGTACCGGCCGGCCACGAGATCGTGCTGCACGGATCCGGCTGCTACACCGGCGCCGACTACGTGACGGCCGAGCCGGACGCGGAGGTTTCCACCGTGGACGGGATCGCCGCGGCGGTCCTCGGTTGCCGCTGA
- a CDS encoding multidrug effflux MFS transporter, whose translation MSPRQRLRLVLVLGSLIAVGPLTIDMYLPALPAIVADFQTTSAAVQLTLTGTLAGLAIGQLLIGPLSDAVGRRAPLIAGIALHVVASVLCVIAPNIAVLGGLRVVQGLGVAAASVVAMAVVRDLFSGAAFAKLLSRLLLVMGAAPILAPTLGGWLLRWTDWRGVFVALAAFGVLLVVVAALGLRETLPADRRQRGGVAATVIVYGSLLRDRTFVGLVLVAGLAMAALFAYVAGSSFVLQEQYGLDEQQFGLAFGAGAVGLIAATQFNVRLLRRHSPQRILVAALGVGTGAGLALLAFAATGLGGLPSVLVSLWVVLGAAGLAMPNAPALALSRHGEAAGTASALLGAVQFGVGALAAPLVGVLGTGAVAMALVVAGGMVAAMVVLLVVVRPARLADLEPDAVVVAAH comes from the coding sequence ATGAGCCCCCGACAACGCCTGCGGCTCGTCCTCGTGCTCGGGTCGCTGATCGCGGTGGGTCCGCTGACCATCGACATGTACCTGCCCGCGCTGCCCGCGATCGTCGCCGACTTCCAGACCACGTCGGCGGCCGTCCAACTGACCCTCACCGGCACGCTGGCGGGCCTCGCCATCGGCCAGTTGCTGATCGGTCCGCTGTCCGACGCCGTCGGTCGGCGCGCGCCGCTGATCGCCGGCATCGCGCTGCACGTCGTGGCGTCGGTGCTCTGCGTCATCGCACCGAACATCGCCGTTCTCGGCGGATTGCGGGTGGTGCAGGGCCTCGGCGTCGCAGCGGCCTCGGTGGTCGCGATGGCCGTGGTCCGCGACCTGTTCAGCGGCGCGGCCTTCGCCAAGCTGCTCTCCCGGCTGCTGCTGGTCATGGGGGCCGCGCCGATCCTCGCTCCGACCCTCGGTGGCTGGTTGCTGCGCTGGACGGACTGGCGCGGTGTGTTCGTGGCCCTGGCCGCCTTCGGTGTGCTGCTCGTCGTGGTCGCCGCGCTCGGTCTCCGCGAGACGCTGCCGGCCGATCGGCGCCAGCGCGGCGGGGTGGCCGCGACGGTGATCGTGTACGGCTCGCTGCTGCGGGACCGTACGTTCGTGGGCCTGGTTCTGGTCGCCGGGCTGGCCATGGCGGCGTTGTTCGCCTACGTGGCCGGGTCGTCGTTCGTCCTGCAGGAGCAGTACGGGCTGGACGAGCAGCAGTTCGGGCTGGCCTTCGGCGCGGGCGCGGTCGGGCTGATCGCGGCGACCCAGTTCAACGTACGGCTGTTGCGCCGTCACTCGCCGCAGCGGATCCTCGTCGCCGCCCTGGGCGTGGGGACCGGGGCCGGCTTGGCGCTGCTCGCCTTCGCCGCGACCGGGCTCGGCGGGCTGCCGAGCGTGCTGGTGTCGTTGTGGGTGGTGCTCGGGGCGGCGGGCCTCGCGATGCCGAACGCGCCGGCCCTGGCCCTGTCCCGGCACGGGGAAGCGGCCGGTACGGCCTCCGCTCTGCTCGGCGCCGTGCAGTTCGGCGTCGGCGCGCTGGCCGCGCCCCTGGTGGGTGTGCTGGGCACCGGCGCGGTGGCCATGGCCCTCGTCGTTGCGGGTGGCATGGTGGCGGCGATGGTGGTGCTGCTCGTGGTGGTGCGGCCGGCCCGGCTCGCCGACCTCGAGCCGGACGCGGTGGTCGTCGCAGCGCACTGA
- a CDS encoding efflux RND transporter permease subunit: MMRWIVGSSVKYQRLVLAIAVALMAVGFVQLRNTSVEALPEFGPVRVDVQVEALGLSAEEVENLITNPMENEFFNGIPWLAKLESRTLPGLSSMEMTFEPGTDPIRARQVVQERLTMVAMLPAASSRPPLVVQPLSSTGRLMMIGLSSQDRSLIDMSLLSRWTIVPRLLSVPGVANVAIWGFRDRQLQVQVDPAKLMQNGVTLDQVLRTSANALWVSPLTFVEASTPGLGGFIDTANQRIEIQHNQPIKTAADLGKVTVQGAEDRGVLLGDVTQIVEDHQLLIGDAVVKDAPSLMLVVERFPGAKVADVTRDVEAALDELRPAMPNVQIDTTVYRPATFIEKMVDNLTTTLILGAILLLLVLGAFLFSWRTALVSLVTIAASVAVTVLVLSWFDVPLNMLSLAGLVMALAIVVDDAVIAVDNVRQRLRQRREDGSDEPLSDTIRGAILDVRGPLLVAALIAAISVVPLFILDGVRGAFLTPVAQGFLAATVVSLVVALTVAPVLATLLLSRSSLQHGQSPLARALERAYGALLPRLLRRPVWSYALVGLLVVAGLAALPFLGSRPLSPTLQERDLLITWEAPPGTSRPEMNRITGALSAELRAVQGVRNVGAHAGRALASDQVVNMNSGEVWLSVDPGADYGRTLAAVQQVVDGYPGVQSDVITYSDKRIREVVTRGATEDLIVRIYGNDYAVLNEKAQEVLGIIAAIDGVTEPRVRTAEVAPTVEIEVSVAKAAKYGLKPGDVRRAAATLVSSTVAGNLFDDQKVFEVVVWGVPAVRQNMSTIQNLLIDAPVGGRGGGPTQVRLADVADVRIVAKPEVITHDQVSRSMDVVANVRGRGLGAVTSEVKDRLAQVTFPREHHLEVLGEGQARASSDLRVWTFVIGAVILIFFLLQAGFGSWRVASLYFLLLPTALAGGLLLAAIDRSAVSVVALLGLLTVLAMAVRGGTLQIMRYQRLEEEGHPPGAELVERGSRQQFIPAVTGILAAGLALLPMVIYGSVSGLEIVSPLALIILGGLVTTALLNLLVLPVLYLRFAVRSPSVARSEPRAGSIPTPRPEPGAAGKETPSSPAPA; this comes from the coding sequence ATGATGCGGTGGATCGTCGGGTCAAGCGTCAAATATCAACGGCTGGTGCTCGCCATCGCCGTCGCCCTGATGGCCGTCGGCTTCGTACAGCTTCGCAACACGTCGGTCGAGGCCCTGCCGGAGTTCGGGCCGGTGCGGGTGGACGTGCAGGTCGAGGCGCTCGGGCTCTCCGCCGAGGAGGTGGAGAATCTGATCACCAACCCGATGGAGAACGAGTTCTTCAACGGGATCCCGTGGCTGGCCAAGCTCGAGTCCCGCACGCTCCCGGGATTGTCGTCGATGGAGATGACGTTCGAGCCAGGCACCGACCCGATCCGGGCCAGGCAGGTCGTGCAGGAGCGCCTGACCATGGTCGCCATGCTGCCTGCCGCCTCGTCGAGGCCGCCGCTGGTGGTGCAGCCCCTCTCGTCGACCGGTCGGCTCATGATGATCGGTCTGTCGTCCCAGGATCGCTCACTGATCGACATGTCGCTGCTGTCGCGCTGGACGATCGTGCCCCGCCTGCTGAGCGTCCCCGGCGTGGCCAACGTGGCCATCTGGGGGTTCCGCGACCGGCAGCTGCAGGTGCAGGTCGATCCCGCCAAGCTGATGCAGAACGGCGTCACGCTGGACCAGGTCCTGCGCACGTCGGCCAACGCGCTGTGGGTCTCGCCACTGACCTTCGTGGAGGCCTCGACACCCGGGCTGGGCGGTTTCATCGACACCGCCAACCAGCGGATCGAGATCCAGCACAACCAGCCGATCAAGACCGCCGCGGATCTCGGCAAGGTCACCGTTCAGGGCGCCGAGGACCGCGGGGTGCTGCTGGGTGACGTCACCCAGATCGTCGAGGACCACCAGCTCCTCATCGGCGACGCGGTCGTCAAGGACGCCCCGAGCCTCATGCTCGTGGTGGAGCGGTTCCCGGGCGCCAAGGTCGCGGACGTGACCCGGGACGTGGAGGCGGCCCTCGACGAGCTGCGACCCGCCATGCCGAACGTCCAGATCGACACGACGGTGTACCGGCCGGCCACCTTCATCGAGAAGATGGTCGACAACCTGACCACGACGCTGATCCTCGGCGCCATCCTCCTGCTGCTGGTGCTCGGTGCCTTCCTGTTCAGCTGGCGCACCGCGCTGGTCAGTCTCGTGACCATCGCAGCCTCCGTGGCGGTTACGGTGCTCGTGCTGTCCTGGTTCGACGTACCCCTCAATATGTTGTCCCTGGCGGGGCTGGTGATGGCCCTCGCCATCGTCGTGGACGACGCGGTGATCGCCGTCGACAACGTCAGGCAACGGCTGCGGCAGCGCCGCGAGGATGGCTCCGACGAGCCCCTCTCCGACACCATCCGGGGAGCCATCCTCGACGTACGCGGCCCGCTCTTGGTCGCAGCCCTGATCGCCGCGATCTCGGTCGTGCCCCTCTTCATCCTCGACGGGGTGCGCGGCGCGTTCCTCACCCCGGTCGCACAGGGCTTCCTGGCCGCCACAGTGGTCTCACTGGTGGTCGCGCTGACGGTCGCCCCCGTGCTGGCCACGCTCCTGCTCTCCCGGTCGTCGCTGCAGCACGGCCAGTCGCCGCTCGCCCGAGCGTTGGAGCGGGCGTACGGCGCGCTGCTGCCCCGGCTGCTCCGCCGGCCCGTCTGGTCCTATGCCCTGGTCGGACTCCTCGTGGTGGCGGGCCTGGCCGCTCTGCCGTTCCTCGGCTCGCGGCCGCTGTCCCCGACGCTTCAGGAGCGCGACCTGCTGATCACCTGGGAGGCGCCGCCCGGCACGTCCCGACCGGAGATGAACCGGATCACGGGTGCGCTCAGTGCCGAACTGCGGGCCGTCCAGGGAGTACGCAACGTCGGCGCCCACGCCGGGAGGGCACTGGCGTCGGACCAGGTCGTCAACATGAACTCGGGCGAGGTGTGGCTCAGTGTCGACCCGGGGGCTGACTACGGCCGGACCCTGGCCGCCGTGCAGCAGGTGGTGGACGGCTATCCCGGGGTGCAGAGCGACGTGATCACCTACTCGGACAAGCGGATCCGGGAGGTGGTGACCCGCGGTGCCACGGAGGACCTCATCGTGCGCATCTACGGCAACGACTATGCGGTGCTCAACGAGAAGGCCCAGGAGGTCCTCGGCATCATCGCCGCCATCGACGGCGTCACCGAGCCACGGGTACGGACCGCAGAGGTCGCGCCGACGGTGGAGATCGAGGTCTCCGTCGCCAAGGCCGCGAAGTACGGCCTCAAGCCGGGCGACGTGCGCCGGGCGGCCGCCACCCTCGTCTCGTCCACGGTCGCGGGCAACCTCTTCGACGACCAGAAGGTGTTCGAGGTCGTCGTGTGGGGCGTCCCCGCGGTGCGCCAGAACATGTCCACCATCCAGAACCTGCTGATCGACGCGCCGGTCGGTGGCCGGGGCGGCGGCCCGACCCAGGTGCGCCTGGCTGATGTCGCCGACGTCAGAATCGTGGCGAAGCCGGAGGTCATCACACACGACCAGGTCTCCCGCAGCATGGACGTCGTCGCAAACGTGCGCGGGCGTGGTCTGGGTGCCGTGACGAGCGAGGTCAAGGACCGGCTCGCGCAGGTGACCTTCCCCCGTGAGCACCATCTGGAGGTGCTCGGCGAGGGGCAGGCACGGGCCAGTTCAGACCTCCGGGTGTGGACCTTCGTGATCGGCGCCGTGATCCTGATCTTCTTCCTGCTGCAGGCCGGCTTCGGTAGCTGGCGGGTGGCGTCGCTGTACTTCCTGCTCCTGCCGACGGCGCTGGCGGGCGGGCTGCTGCTGGCGGCCATCGACCGGTCGGCCGTCTCGGTGGTCGCGCTGCTGGGGCTGCTCACCGTGCTGGCCATGGCCGTTCGGGGCGGCACGCTGCAGATCATGCGGTACCAGCGGTTGGAAGAGGAAGGCCACCCGCCAGGTGCCGAGCTGGTCGAGCGCGGGTCACGGCAGCAGTTCATCCCGGCCGTGACGGGCATCCTGGCGGCGGGGCTGGCTCTGCTTCCCATGGTGATCTACGGCAGCGTCTCCGGCCTCGAGATCGTGAGCCCGCTCGCCCTGATCATCCTTGGTGGCCTGGTCACGACCGCGCTGCTGAACCTGCTCGTCCTGCCCGTGCTGTATCTGCGGTTCGCCGTCCGGTCTCCATCGGTGGCCCGGTCGGAGCCCCGGGCCGGATCGATACCCACGCCCAGGCCAGAACCCGGTGCGGCGGGCAAGGAAACCCCTTCAAGCCCGGCTCCGGCCTGA
- a CDS encoding potassium transporter TrkA, translating to MTPRRIAVVGSGALARALGHSLAAFAPSHPAGRPDVPVTVTLLARDGAAVAELARSCRARAAVSGNPVSFTAEPLTDEVETLDRLRPDVLVCCASAQSPYERVTAPSAWTRLIAEAGFGVTLPLQATLAVRLARAVARVNPGTRFVNGAFPDMVNPLLVALDLPVLCGIGNVSTLAACLRASLNLAPGDRLAMLGHHVHLVAPTDPGDEVRAWSNGTPVTGVTALLAADRALPRGELNAIGGHAAARLLLDLVTGAEIRANLPGPMGLPGGYPVRISAGTIVLDLPAGITRTAAVDWNLRVGRRDGVQVVDGRIEYSPAAAAAIADHLPDIADGWTPSALDQVTEELTALRGRLRLAPPAPAPARLA from the coding sequence ATGACCCCTCGGCGCATCGCGGTTGTCGGCAGTGGTGCCCTCGCCCGCGCCCTCGGCCACTCTCTGGCAGCCTTCGCACCGTCCCACCCGGCCGGCCGACCCGACGTACCGGTCACAGTCACCCTGCTGGCCCGCGACGGTGCCGCGGTCGCCGAGCTCGCCCGGAGCTGCCGGGCCCGGGCCGCGGTCAGCGGCAACCCCGTCTCGTTCACCGCCGAGCCGCTGACCGACGAGGTCGAGACGCTGGACCGGCTCCGGCCCGACGTGCTGGTCTGCTGCGCCTCGGCGCAGTCCCCGTACGAGCGGGTGACCGCGCCCTCGGCCTGGACCAGGCTCATCGCCGAGGCCGGGTTCGGGGTCACCCTTCCGCTGCAGGCCACGCTCGCCGTGCGGCTGGCCCGGGCGGTGGCCCGGGTGAACCCCGGAACCCGATTCGTCAACGGCGCCTTCCCCGACATGGTGAACCCGCTGCTGGTCGCCCTCGATCTGCCGGTGCTGTGCGGGATCGGCAACGTGTCCACCCTCGCGGCCTGCCTGCGGGCCAGTCTGAACCTGGCGCCCGGTGACCGACTTGCGATGCTCGGCCACCACGTGCACCTCGTCGCCCCGACGGATCCGGGCGACGAGGTACGTGCCTGGTCCAACGGCACCCCGGTGACCGGCGTAACCGCGCTGCTGGCCGCCGATCGGGCGCTGCCTCGCGGGGAACTCAACGCCATCGGCGGGCACGCCGCAGCCCGGTTGCTGCTCGATCTCGTCACCGGCGCCGAGATCCGCGCCAACCTGCCCGGGCCGATGGGGTTGCCCGGTGGGTACCCGGTCCGGATCTCCGCCGGGACGATCGTCCTGGACCTTCCCGCGGGAATCACCCGCACCGCCGCCGTCGACTGGAACCTCCGGGTCGGGCGACGGGACGGTGTGCAGGTGGTCGACGGGCGGATCGAATATTCACCTGCCGCCGCCGCCGCGATCGCCGACCACCTGCCCGACATCGCGGACGGGTGGACACCTTCGGCCCTCGACCAGGTCACCGAAGAACTCACCGCGCTACGAGGACGGCTCAGGCTGGCGCCACCCGCGCCCGCCCCCGCCCGGCTGGCCTGA
- a CDS encoding low temperature requirement protein A, with the protein MLVVLWFAWCAYTWLAAAVRSESPVVRLVMVMVVAVTAVITLASPQAFNDARGGLSGRWSSWPVTR; encoded by the coding sequence GTGCTCGTCGTGCTCTGGTTCGCCTGGTGCGCGTACACCTGGCTGGCCGCGGCGGTCCGCTCGGAGAGCCCGGTGGTACGCCTGGTGATGGTGATGGTGGTCGCGGTGACTGCGGTGATCACGCTGGCAAGCCCGCAGGCGTTCAACGATGCCAGAGGTGGTCTGTCGGGACGCTGGTCTTCGTGGCCTGTTACGCGCTGA
- a CDS encoding lipopolysaccharide biosynthesis protein, giving the protein MTFRRCGTSRRAAGERRPRGGLLTTDASVGRAAPGVGTVAEPIGVRLRQHLRDPLNGNVYALMLNTAVSSLLGIAYWALAARLYSPAELGIGAAKVSTMSFLSNLSQLNLNGALARFLPTAAAQGSRLVGYAYGVSCLAALVLSGGFLLLAPMVAGRLEFLHRTPLLAVAFALCVAGVSWNLAVVATLIPVNVLVFRRLLPRLRARRTEATLPDRPVLIARIVVQLTAQPARRKVLRILDMVAAPLLVAFVIVIIQRFRDLS; this is encoded by the coding sequence GTGACCTTTCGTCGCTGCGGGACATCGAGGAGGGCTGCAGGCGAGCGACGCCCGCGCGGGGGGCTGCTGACCACCGACGCGTCGGTCGGTCGCGCCGCTCCCGGCGTCGGCACCGTCGCCGAGCCGATCGGCGTACGGCTGCGCCAGCACCTGCGCGACCCGCTGAACGGCAACGTCTACGCGCTGATGCTCAACACGGCGGTGAGCTCGCTGCTCGGCATCGCGTACTGGGCTCTCGCCGCCCGCCTCTACTCGCCGGCCGAGTTGGGCATCGGCGCGGCGAAGGTGTCGACGATGTCGTTCCTGAGCAACCTCTCCCAGCTCAACCTGAACGGGGCGCTCGCCCGCTTCCTGCCGACCGCCGCCGCGCAGGGCAGCCGGCTGGTCGGGTACGCCTACGGGGTCAGCTGCCTGGCGGCGCTCGTCCTGAGCGGTGGGTTCCTGCTGCTCGCACCCATGGTCGCCGGCCGGCTCGAATTCCTGCACCGCACTCCCCTGCTCGCGGTGGCGTTCGCCCTCTGCGTCGCCGGCGTCTCGTGGAACCTCGCGGTCGTCGCGACGCTCATTCCCGTCAACGTGCTGGTCTTCCGCCGGCTGCTGCCCCGGCTGCGGGCGCGCCGTACCGAAGCGACGCTGCCCGACCGTCCGGTGCTCATCGCCCGGATCGTGGTGCAGCTCACCGCGCAGCCTGCGCGGCGGAAGGTCCTCCGGATCCTCGACATGGTCGCCGCACCGCTGCTCGTCGCGTTCGTCATCGTCATCATCCAGCGGTTCCGTGACCTGAGCTGA